The sequence CCTCCACCGCGGGCGGTACCGcgcctgccgccgccgccgcccggcccgccccgctgttataacaacaacaaccactaccaccaccaccaccacccaccacGCTGACAATAATCACAATAATTATCGTCCTTACGGCGAGGGCGACGATGCCCCGCGCGCCGCCGCCAGGCGGCTGAGCCGGCCGGCCGCCCTCAGGTGCGAGGCGCCAGGCGGCAgagcgccccctggcggcccGCCCCCGGCGCGGCCCGCGGCGcacacacctccccccccctcctcgccgccgccccgcctctcccctccccgccctcgggtcgcccccggcccccccccggtcgcccgccgccgcccgccgctcTGAAGTTCGCAGGCGATTTCCTTTCCAGCCCGGCCTTATCTCGGCCCGCACGTTGCCGCGCGGTGACTAATAGCAGAATAACATTGTCTCGGGATAAAATAGCGCCGGGGCTGTTTACCCGCTCCATGGGGGTTCGCTATAAAAGGGCGCCGGGGACCGCCGCGCCAGCCAGACGCGCCGGGGCGCACCGAGCCGCTGCTTGTGCCCGCGCTGCGCCCCGCAGAGAACGGGACACGGCTCTCCGTCCCGACGCTGGGAGAGACTTTCcctcattttttctctcttattaatttttgcctttttccccccctcccctttttttttcgTCCGCTCTCCGCTGCCTGCTATGGATTATTCCCAGATGATCGTCTCGCTGCTCTTcgtgctctgcccggggctgctgccggcaggTAGGTGACGGCCCCCAGCCGCTCGCCGCCGCCTGGGTCCGTCCCTGCGGGGTGCTGCCGGGTCTCACCGGGGCTCCGTGCCGGACCCCCCCCGGGGGGAAGGCGGCCCGAGGAGGCTGAGGGATGCGGCGGGAGGGACTGCCGGCGGAGATGCGCGGGGTGCGTGGTTGCCGCGGGTGCTGAGCTCTGCCgctccctcccgcagcccccggaGCCGAAGCGGAcgccgcgccgccccccgccaccgccgcgcACCGCCGCGCCCGgcgctgctcctgctcctcgcTGCTGGACGAGGAGTGCGTCTACTTCTGTCACCTCGACATCATCTGGATCAACACCCCCGAGTGAGTGGACCGGGGGGGGCTTCGGCAGTTGCCGAGCGCTGGGTTCCCCTTTGGTtgggaaaaggggagggggactTAAAAAGAACAAGCTCCCTGCAGAaatgggaaggggaggaaggaataGTTATTTGCACGGTCTCTCCTATggcttttctcccccccccccccctcctgctTTTCTGCCGAATTTAGCAGCGAGACTGTTCACCGGGAGAAAGCAAGCAGGGTTTGACCACCGAGATTGAGCAGATAGCTCCTAATAGCCCTAACACACCTGCGTTCCTAAAATCTGGGCAGGAGTATTTCCTTTGGGCACTGCTCAGCAAAGGCTGTGGGATACTTTTCACTATGAATCAGAAGCGGATCAAATGCCAAAAGTATGGTTTTGCCAGCCTGAATTTGCCTGAGCGTTTTTCTTTCCGACAAGTTAGGAGGCTGGAAGGCTTACTTTGGCACAGGGTGGCTCCTCGCTGcctcttgctgctccctgctgcaaaTTAACGCATCCCATGTGTTAACAGGGTACAGTGTCCATTTCTATGCTCTCCTCACCAAAGAGTAGTGGGCCGGAGCCTCACCTAACACAGCAAACACTGACTTAGGTGATTTGTTCTGCTACTGAGTTTCCTCGGAGCGGAGAGGATCTGTtcctcatttttattgcttctttcAATGTTAGCAGTTACCAAAGTTCAAAGAGATGAggttttattgctttctgtCGAACAGGGAGGCACAGAAGCCTTATGAAATCACAATTAAAAGGTCATTAGCCTTGTCAGTAGCCATGCTAATGAATATGTTCCAGGATCATCAGAAGCGTTTGCATGAAAATGATGATCGACAAGGCATTCCCAATCCCACAACCCTTACTCATGCAATCAATCCCATTGATAAGATTGCCCCAAATACCCCGATGTTTTGGAGCCACAGGATTATTTGACTGACTTTCATGTTGTCTCTTTGATCATAGGAAGACTGTTCCGTATGGTCTTGGAGGCCCTTCTCGTTCCAGAAGATCGCTGAAGGACGTGGTGCCGGAGACGCTCACTGAACCTAGCAGCAGATGCCAATGTGCCAACCAGAAGGACAAGAAATGTCTGAACTTCTGCCAGACAGGAAAAGATCTCTGGTGCGTCTATTGTTGCTACTCTTTAAAAGGCAGTGCATGTAAAAGGGATGGATTGTGGTAGACTTACTCATTTTGGCACTTGCTGAGTGCATAATCTCCCCAAAGCCTTGCCTCCTACCTGAGTGCTAACACTGCTGTAATACATACTATGGTTTGGCCCAGAAAGATGGCTTATTACACGCCTTGAGAAGTGGTTGATGAGATGTCTCACCTTGTGGACTGCAgacttgtgttttgttttgttttttttttttaacagcagtgCCTTTTCACTTTTAACAGGGCTCAGTCCACAGTGGAGAAAACCTTGCATCACCGCAACAAAGCTGGCAATTGCATCGGACCCAAGTGCACGAACCGACAGCTTGTTGACAGCAAGAAAATGAAGCGGTGAGTTTCTTCTCATCCTGTTGTAGTTCCCTGGAGCAGCAATAGAGAGCACAGTTCACCTGCCTTCAGGTCAGCGTGGGCTTAGCTGGTGATTTCAGCTTGAGAGTTACAGATGAATCAGTGAGGATGTCTTGAGGGCTTTCCTTCATGCAGTGTGTTTTTATCTTGTGAAGACACAAGTGCTTAGCTCTGCCTTGCATCCTCCATTTGCTTAGAGGAAGCAGGCTTAGTCGTAGGCCTAAGAAATACACCAAACTTCAGAAGAGTATGAAATCATGAAATactgacagaaataaaaagagccTGTCATTTTAGTGTGTTCATGCACTATCTTAACTACTTAAAAATACTATGTCCCAACTATTCGAATGTGAAATTGAATCAGAATGCCTTTTCTTAGATACTTTATTttactggaggggaaaaaaagaagattattGATCTATCCAGATTTTGAATATATTGTTTCTTCTGGCTGGTATGGCTGGCTTTTTAGAATGCAGGAGGCAGATTTCTACCTGCCTTATCTCTTACATTGCCTGATAAATGTGTGTAAAATGAGTACAGGATGTTAGTGATGGAAATGACTGCAAAAAGGTtgaggaaagggaagatgaaGACTAAATTAATATTTGAGCCCAATTTAATATTTGAGATTAGGAGTAAATTTCAGGATTGCCCTTTGAGGTCTGTGCAGAATAAGTTGAGTGGCAGTAGGCAGCAACGTCACTCCACAGTGCAGTTCAGAGACACGTGCATTGGACTTGGTGCAGCTATGAACCCCACAGAGGTGAAGTCAGCTTTGAAGCTGAGTGTTAGCACAGCTCTGTCAGCTCTGGCGTTCAGCGTTCAGCCATGTGCCCATCCATGTAAAAGTATGGCATACACAAGTTTGCCCATACAGAAGAAGACTCTTTAGCGctgctttgaaaagcagaacGGGATTTATGGAAGCAGGCAGCCTGATGATTTTGAGTGCGACTTAGGCCCTGGAagtcttaaataatttttgaaaatgaggCTTGCTTGCTTACTTGAAAAATGCACCCATTCATTGGAAGCAGGGTCAGGTTTacctaaaagaaacaaaacagacaaagaGAGTAACGCTGAAGACCTCTTGACTGGATACGTGCTATTTAAGGAAGTCTGGGCCATCTATTTTCAATGAatattttaacttattttaatgtttgcatTGAAATTCTGAATCCAATATTTCAAGTAGCTTAAGTTAGTGTAATTCTGACAGAGGTATAGCAGTCAGCAGTTACTGAGGATCCCATGGCAGAAATCTAGACTGAGGCTTATTTAATCAAAAACCGAGTATTTGCCCACTGAAGATGCATCTTCATTATTGTAACAGTGAATgtatatttcttatttttgcagGCTGCAAGCCATTGGTAACAGTATCAAAGCTTCCTTCAGTATTGCAAAGCTGAAGGCTGAGCTCCAGAAAGGGTGGAAGCTGAAACATAACAGGGcaaacaaaaggcaaagcatCTGGGAAAGCCTGAAAGCATCCTAGTGGGAAGATCACCTCAATCTTTCTCCACCACACTTGCTGACAAAGCGTCACCAAAACTCTCTCTTGACTTCTAACATTCCATGATGGCGAAGGGCCTCCCTGTCCAAGTGTTTGCACAGCAGAGCAAAACACTAAGGAAGTCCCGTATTTGGAGGTATAAAAGCAAAGGATTTCATCATTTTGGAATTCAGATGGATGGGTAGAGGGGGTGAAGGGGAATCCGCAGTAACATACATGAAAAGCtatctttctgaagaaacatttaaacattGCTTCTGGAATGTTACCCATCAATTGAGCAGCTTTCAGGGTCTACATCAAAAGCATCTTGCAAGGAAGACCTCCCAGATGTGCTTagaaaggacagaaagcaaGATCTGAGTGGACAAACTTCAAAGTGAAAAACTCTGCCTTTTGATTAAGATGCAAAAATGAAAGCCCCAGTGCTACTTTAATCAGGACTTACTGCATATATACATGTCTACCTCGCGTACTGTTTGTTGCACTCCTGCTAGAGTATTTTTACACCTTTTTATTGCCTTTACTAATCAGCTGCAACCCTTTGCCTTTTTCCAGAAGTCTAGTTTACTTGTACAACCAGAGTTATCTGAATGTGGGTTACACACTGTGGTTGTTTGCATAGTCAAAGTCCTTTGGTTTTGGATACCAAAGGACTCttcaacataaaataaaagttagAGGACACTACTAGGTTTCCCATAACAAGGGCATTTGGCTAACTGAACTTCTAATAATAGAGGTTGTTGTGTCTTAAATGCCACCAAAAATGCCCTGAAATATCAGAGGCTGTTGTGAGATTTATTCAGTGCCTTGTTTGGTGGAAATGCGTTGAGACAAAGGGTTGTTTTGAATTATGTCAAAAGGCTAATACTGGGTGAATGTTTATAGCAGTGAATTTATTCACATTGTTGAATTTGCTGACAGGTTGAATCTTATGtgcttattttttgtgttttgtatttatagTCACACAAGTTCTTCATTATATTTACCATGTTGAATACACATTGAAGTAGGCCATATTGGTCTATGcatgttttatgtatttctgtatgAAATTGGAAAATGCTTTATGCCTATCGAGGTAAatatcttcagaaataaatatttttaattactgtacTGGCTTGTTTTTCATATGCCCCATTTTTCCACAGGCCGTGGCTCCATGATGTTGGAGGTAGATTGCCCCACGTACGAAGCTGACCTAGATGAAGTGTGCATGCGCGACTGCCTTTCTGTCAGACTAGCCAGATCACAACACAGAAAGGTTGTGCCAGATGTGAGACAACACATAATACTTGTTGTAGCTTCAAGCTTGCTCACCAAAACTTTATGGTGGAATTTGAATTGGCCAAATGAACTTATCCCGGAGCAGCACTGTCACCTGGCTGATGTCTTTTTCATCCAATAGTACAAATTCTAGTGTTGGATTTACCATACCATTAAGATATGGCCAGTCAGGGATTGGATATAGATGAACTAGAGGAGAAAATGCACACACTGGATACTTTGTGGGCTCTATTGGGCTATGCAGTGTTATGTTATTTATTACCATGCTATCCTAAAAGTCTCAGCCCAGCCCATGCAAGTTAAAGATGGAGATTTCAATGGAGCCTGGCCCAAGCCCAGGAAAGAGCTAGAGCAATAGTCAGACTTTGCATGTCTCCAAACATTGGCCTAAAGTGGTTAGCTGGAAAGATgcttaaagcaaataaatggaTTTAATTGTCTCTGACCCtataggagggaaaaaaaaaaaaaaaagcacaagagtTAGTCCATGAATAcaactgtttgggtttttttaaaaaaaaaaaaatgtttacaaacaGATGCAAGACAAGATGTGTGCCACTTACTTACAAACACTGACAGCACATGACTGttaaaaatttctgaaatcGTTCTGGATTTCTTGTCAATATTCATTTGTTTGCAGCATTTCTCACCCCCAAACACCATAAGGCTGAATAAAGCCCACATCATGTTTCCTTCAGGCTGTTCTGCTATGTTTTGGGGCAGTAATTCAGTGAAGAGatggcagtgctggcagccGGGGTCCGACAGGAGAGCCTGGCCCAGGCAGCGGGAAGGAACCAGGAGCCCCTGCATTTCTGCAGGGCGGGATGCAGCCCCCCTGAGCCGCCCTTTGATCTCTGCATTGGGTCGTGCGTGGATCGGTGACCTCTGTCAGGTGTGAAGAGACCTCACTAATACtccctggttttgctgtttctcccCCCACCGGTAGTTGCCTTCGGCAgggaaaataaacaagcaagTAGTCGAGGTGCTGCCTCTCACCCAGGCGACGTGGCAGGCGAGCGGGTGGCACGGGGTGCCCctgccagggaaggggctgtgcATCGGCATCGCTGACCCAGTCACTCCTGTTTTCTCTCCCGGGAGAGAACGGGAGGAGAGGAGCGATGCTGGGAGCGGAGGAGCGCTGCAGCAGTGCCTGTGCTGTTATGAGGGCTGGCTATCTGGACTTTCTAGGTGGCCAGGCTAAATGGTGCCATGGGTAGGCTTCAGTGGCCCAAATTCCTGGCTAGCTGCTCAAGGGATTCTTGAGAGATCatgctaaaaataaacctgttcCTTCTAGGGTTTTCTGTGCTCATGCCTGGCATCCAAATTGAGCTTtcatcctcctttcctttcccctccctgaaCTGACCCCGCTGCTCGCTCGTGCTGTGGCTTTGTGTAGTGACGGGCACCCCCTGGCCTTTTGGGGAAGGCACAGTCCCCAGAGCTGAGCGAGGTAAAGTAAGAGTCCCACACGGCACCGAGCCTGAGCGGCAATGCAAACAGCACAAGGAGGGTTAGATGCCCTGATGCCAGGGGCTTGCAGGCTTTGGCAAGAGCGGCCAAAGCCATTTCGTGCTGCCCAGCCTGCTCCAGGGGCCCATTCGCGTGCGGCGGGGGCGGAAGGGGATGCGTCCCTGCCCCTCATCCCGTGCTATTTACCTTCTGGCGTAGGAGCATAAACTGCAGCTTACCCTGGTTTGCATTAATGATCTGGACCGAAAACCAGAATTTAACAGTCTGTTTGTCTCACTGAATAAGCAAAAGGGAACATGAAGCGTTTTATCTTAAGGCTGGCTCGCATACAAGTACCAGGGTCTGTCCCAGAGGTTTGCTCCTTCTCAAAGCGAGCTCCATAGCAGAAAGCGATTCAATAACTCTGGCCAGAGCCCCCGGTGAAAAAAGAGAGGCATGGTATGTGCTGGGATTTATGGCACTGAACACAGAGCAGTGTAAAAGTACATTCTTACTTGTAATAAACGACCTGGGTGAAAAAATATTCTACCTGAAGCCAATGGAAACATTGTGCTGACTGCAGAGGCAAGGCTGCAGAATCAGGGGTGTCCTTCTTCTAACTAGAACTAATCTCACTTCTTCTCTTAAAAAGTAAACCTTTCATGGCCATGATCTATCTCCTTTTTAAGTGAGAGGTTCTTCTGACCCAGGATGAAATTTGAGAAGGACAAAGAGAAACATATAGAGAAGAGGGCCACCGCTTTCCAGCCTGGCCATACTCTAAATGGTCCCAAAATACACCTGACGTATGGCTGAAAATCCAGCGTGGATCAAGAACAAGGAAAGGCCCCGTTCCCAAGCTGTTACCAAATTGTATCTCCCTCCTTTGATTTTTCCTGGGTTTGGCATGGCCATTTCTGAAATTGCAAAAAGTTTCACAGGAAAACACAACTATTTCTCTCCAAAATTAATCTTGCTgcacttatttttattcaatgCTGTGTGTAATTCTTTCTTACTcagctggtttatttttattttctctgtttaaaggCTGTTTTGACTATATATCAAAACAAGGTATAcaataaaacaaagcttttactTGTGAGTCAGGCTTCAAGTCAGGAAAATACTACAATGCTGCTGAAATTCTTTCCGTCTTATCTACATAATTCTGACttaatttttccagaaatggCAACTCTAATCTGTACCACGTTATCATGAACTGCCCCAAAATAATTCACGCAGGATGTCCTAATGTTGCCTATAGAAGTTACCAAATACCAGCCTCTTTGTTCACGTTTCCTTACATTAGGATAAATTTAGCCTCCACAACACACTTCTATATTTACAAACACAGAATGAGCTGGATAAACCGCTGTTTGAATGCTATCTGATGTTTACTTTCTTCACACTCAACTGTTTGTCTCTGTGTATATAAAACCATATCAATTTTGACTTCGTCTGCATCATGGCACTATTATTAGGTTCCTTGGGTAGAAATCCAGCTTCTATTTGCAGCCGATatctttatttaatttactgttCTTCCTTTGTGACCTAGGAAACAAAAGGACGGAGTTTTTGATTAATTAGAGGAGAATGCTTGGAAGCTGTGATGGTGAGTGTAAGTATGCGAAGAGACAGAGCACCACAGATAAAGTACAAAGATAGCGGCAGGATCATTTTTCCTGAGGTAAACATCGTGCGAACGACATTTCGGAAACTTAGCCAGAATGGGTGTTCGTgtctttctttattttatatctCTGATCAAATCTGAGCTAGGTGAAAAATGATAGGGAAGCCTGTTTTGCTATTTCTCAATATGGTTAAACAATCAGCTGGTATGTCTTCGCGGTTTGCCTGGGACAAGTTCCTCTGCTCTGATCAGGTCAAGGAGACCTGAATTCTGCCTGAAGTCCACTGGGTCAGTCGGTCAGCCAACAGCTCCCTCAGCTTTAGAGGCATCGTTTATGCCAGTGAAAACGAGAGCAGAACTTGACCCAGAAAGGCTTCGTTCTTTGGGATATCACCACGATGGGGCAAACGGACTCTGTTTTGCTGACGCTAGCACTGGGCTCCAGTGGCTCTTGTGCTCTTGGTCTAGGTTTGGGGGGTTtcgttgctttttttttttcctctctgcaagcATTTTATAGTAACAAATTAGATAAGTATCACTTTGGTAAGCAATGGGACGGTTTGCCTCTGGCTCGAGAAAACTGCGTTCAGAAATGGATGAGCCCCATGGAGTTTGCGGTTTCTTTGACCTCTCCAACTATTTCGGGGgctgcagaaattatttgagTTCACCAACTGTAATTCAAGCCCAcacttttgttgttgtgtttttccccccaaggaaataaaaaaacacaaacccaatCCTAAAGCTAACTTTTTTCTAGCTAAAGGAAGAATGTATGTTATGTGCCAGTCACTAGAAACAAATCCAACCTCTAGTCTGGCAAGAAGAAAGCAGCACTGTATTTTGGTCATATGTATGGGATTgacattttcctctgctttctccatgTCTTTTCACAGACACAATTCAGCCAAGCACTTGGTGAAGTGTCTGATCATGAAAAATTAGTCAATGCCCTAAGGACTTCTTGTGCAAAGGTAGCCACATGCATTGAATGTTTTGACGGGCCAGAGCTTCTGTTGTCATCTTTCTCATCTTCATTTCAGTCCTACTGTTGCAGGAgatctattttccttttgcttcttattttcatcttctcttatttttatcaGGAGTATAAAGCAGTGATATTCACAAACTAGACAGCAAACTAAAGTGGACAGAAAAACTGGGCAAATGATGCCTGTCATATTCTTATCAGAAATGTGCGGGCCTTTAGGTTGTGCATTTGCCTGTGGAAGGATTTCCAAGTAGCTGAGACCTCTTACCAGTGATTTAATCACAGGCTCAACCCTGCAAAGAGTTAAACTCTGTGGCCATCAGCAGCTCGTGAAAATGCGGTCAGCTAAATGTGCACAGACTGTCTGGGAGCTTCAAAGGATCCAAGGTGCTGGATGCTTTGCAGGACCAAACTCCCTCCTCAAGGAAGTAGGGACTTCTCCTGTACTTTCTCATACCCTGAAGTTTCTCACCCGCTTCAGTGAGCATCCCTCGAGTAGCATAAGCGAGCGCGAAACAAGAACCATGATATTATCTGCAGGAGAGGTGCCTTGAGAGTGtcctctgggtttttttcctcatgactGTACATCTCATCTGACCTCAAGGGAGACATCTCTTTCCTCACACATGGGCTGTCCAGCACATCCGTCAGGCAGATGACTTCATTACGTGGGAAGGCAAGCAGGGATCAAAGAACCCACGCTGCTGAAAAGAGCGCTCGTCGCTGGGCTGCGCAGAGCCTACCCTGCACAATGCTGCTGACGGCATGCTCCGCGGGGGGACGGGAGAGAGGGTGGCTGCAAGTCACAGGTCGCACCAGCAGCCCTGATCAGTCCCCTGGAAACGTAAACCGCTCTTCCCACGTGGTTGCGGTTTGCCCCTGGTAATGCCATGCAGGTCGCTTTGCGACGGCAGCTGCTCTTTCCATACATCTCGCCTCAAAATGACCCCACGGGTTTTATTAGTATCTTATAGCAGATTTTTCTGAGAAGGCATCTCAGGCGGGAGCGCTGTCCACTCATCCCAGTTTCCCCTATGGAGGGACTAAACCAGCATCATTCAGGCGAGTTTGGAGGAACGCCACTGATTTCATCAACCCAGAGGTTTTTCAGTGTATCAGTCATGCAGCAATAGCATACGACTGTGAAATCCACAGACACCTCTAGAGGTCCACATTTCCTCCGTGTATTCGTAAGAAGAatcttttcatcattttcccaAAAACTGTAC comes from Grus americana isolate bGruAme1 chromosome 2, bGruAme1.mat, whole genome shotgun sequence and encodes:
- the EDN1 gene encoding endothelin-1 — translated: MDYSQMIVSLLFVLCPGLLPAAPGAEADAAPPPATAAHRRARRCSCSSLLDEECVYFCHLDIIWINTPEKTVPYGLGGPSRSRRSLKDVVPETLTEPSSRCQCANQKDKKCLNFCQTGKDLWAQSTVEKTLHHRNKAGNCIGPKCTNRQLVDSKKMKRLQAIGNSIKASFSIAKLKAELQKGWKLKHNRANKRQSIWESLKAS